Proteins found in one Litoribacterium kuwaitense genomic segment:
- a CDS encoding GNAT family N-acetyltransferase, whose translation MMDQRLHTELLVLLPCSVHFAKSIALYMDELRARSPVKIPDAWPSDRVKMFLPFYLEAKEAGDDTPFFWVIISLEDVEIIGEVILKPRRQKRELELSYQIESTHRLQGYGFEAVNAVCEWARGSDLKKIVAETALGNIASERLLQRVGLVEQGIEHEFKQWELVK comes from the coding sequence ATGATGGATCAACGACTGCACACAGAACTCCTTGTGCTGTTGCCGTGCTCTGTGCATTTTGCAAAAAGCATTGCTCTATATATGGATGAATTGCGCGCACGGTCTCCTGTGAAAATTCCCGATGCTTGGCCTTCTGATCGGGTCAAAATGTTTTTACCGTTTTATTTAGAAGCGAAGGAAGCTGGTGACGATACACCGTTTTTTTGGGTCATTATTTCTTTAGAGGATGTAGAGATCATCGGTGAGGTCATATTAAAGCCACGAAGACAAAAACGTGAGCTGGAGCTTTCCTATCAAATCGAGTCAACACATCGTTTGCAAGGCTACGGTTTTGAAGCAGTGAACGCTGTCTGTGAGTGGGCAAGAGGGTCGGACCTGAAGAAAATCGTGGCTGAGACGGCATTAGGGAATATTGCCTCTGAGCGTTTACTACAAAGAGTCGGGCTCGT
- a CDS encoding DUF420 domain-containing protein → MLDNPMFFPTLATVSIVISALCVIIGWILVKLKKYDAHIQFMNTAAIFATAFFVIYIYKLVNYGNTPFPGPETLQGFYIAFLIFHILLASIGGMLGLVTLQLGYRERYEKHRRLGPWASFIWLLSALTGVFVYLVLYVFPWDSYTLNLLTFGL, encoded by the coding sequence ATGCTTGATAATCCTATGTTTTTCCCTACATTAGCCACAGTGAGCATTGTCATTAGCGCCTTGTGTGTCATCATTGGCTGGATTTTAGTGAAGCTGAAAAAATACGATGCTCATATTCAGTTCATGAATACAGCGGCAATATTTGCAACTGCATTCTTCGTTATTTACATTTATAAATTAGTGAACTATGGGAATACACCATTTCCAGGCCCAGAAACACTGCAAGGGTTTTACATTGCCTTTTTAATCTTCCATATTTTACTGGCGAGTATTGGTGGGATGCTTGGGCTTGTCACGTTACAGCTCGGTTACCGAGAACGGTACGAAAAGCATCGTCGCCTCGGCCCGTGGGCAAGCTTCATCTGGCTTCTTTCTGCGCTTACTGGTGTATTTGTGTACTTGGTTCTATATGTTTTTCCATGGGATAGCTATACACTCAACTTGCTGACTTTTGGGCTTTAG